One Egicoccus halophilus genomic region harbors:
- a CDS encoding nitroreductase/quinone reductase family protein, translating to MDVPADLLDEHYCLLSTQGRVTARRHTAELWFVPAEGGVFLMSGSGGLTQWCLNLQNEEQGVLRVGGRAWLGRASFLQDDDPRRDAALAAFHAKYDPPGKDRTEPWTRNATVLTLVLTRQLES from the coding sequence GTGGACGTGCCGGCGGACCTGCTCGACGAGCACTACTGCCTGCTCTCGACGCAGGGCCGGGTCACGGCGCGTCGTCACACGGCCGAGCTGTGGTTCGTGCCGGCCGAGGGTGGGGTCTTCCTGATGTCGGGCTCGGGTGGTCTGACCCAGTGGTGCCTGAACCTGCAGAACGAGGAGCAGGGCGTGCTGCGCGTCGGCGGGCGTGCCTGGCTCGGGCGGGCGTCGTTCCTGCAGGACGACGATCCGCGGCGCGATGCCGCGCTGGCCGCCTTCCACGCCAAGTACGACCCGCCGGGCAAGGACCGGACCGAGCCCTGGACCCGCAACGCGACCGTGCTGACCCTGGTGCTGACCCGTCAGCTCGAGTCGTGA